In Musa acuminata AAA Group cultivar baxijiao chromosome BXJ3-9, Cavendish_Baxijiao_AAA, whole genome shotgun sequence, a single genomic region encodes these proteins:
- the LOC135648711 gene encoding transcription factor MYB102-like, with the protein MGRPPCCPKNGLKKGAWTPEEDQKLIDYIQKHGQRNWRTVPGKAGLARCGKSCRLRWTNYLRPDIKRGRFSFEEEETIIRLHGILGNKWSAIAARLPGRTDNEIKNYWNTHIRRKLLRMGIDPVTHTPRLHLLDPSSLHTPSLLNPTSQLDVSVLLGLEPHVKCELLMMATNLLSFQCQYSDILDRNLQEQQYPTVRVEDQLASFQAQQLQLNPSKKLRSSTASNDPFFDEAQLHPTSDVNPLQDIVMQPNLVAAAGVNYGNLDPCFFQPMVNTSNTYWTNNHQNRNAASELLTPSSSPTQLNSSVTYVVSGSIEDEKERDCSGLFQLSNL; encoded by the exons ATGGGGAGACCACCTTGTTGCCCCAAGAATGGATTGAAGAAGGGGGCATGGACACCTGAAGAGGACCAGAAGCTCATCGACTACATACAGAAGCATGGGCAACGCAATTGGAGAACTGTCCCCGGTAAAGCTG GCCTCgcaagatgtggcaagagctgccGTCTTCGATGGACGAACTACCTGCGGCCTGACATCAAAAGAGGGAGGTTCTCTTTTGAAGAGGAGGAGACAATCATCCGACTACATGGTATTTTGGGCAACAA ATGGTCGGCGATCGCTGCTCGCTTGCCGGGAAGAACAGACAATGAGataaagaactactggaacacgcaCATCAGGAGGAAGCTTCTCCGGATGGGCATCGATCCTGTGACCCACACCCCTCGCCTTCATCTCCTCGACCCCTCTTCGCTCCACACACCGTCCTTGCTCAACCCGACGTCACAACTCGACGTCTCTGTGTTATTAGGTCTCGAACCACACGTCAAATGCGAGCTACTGATGATGGCCACCAACCTCTTATCCTTTCAATGCCAATACTCAGATATCCTTGATCGAAACCTTCAAGAGCAACAGTACCCGACAGTCCGAGTTGAAGACCAGCTAGCTTCTTTTCAAGCACAACAGCTACAATTAAATCCATCTAAGAAACTACGTTCTTCCACTGCTTCAAACGATCCATTCTTTGATGAGGCACAGCTCCATCCAACTTCAGATGTCAACCCGTTGCAAGATATCGTGATGCAACCTAATTTAGTGGCAGCAGCGGGTGTCAACTATGGAAACTTGGATCCATGCTTCTTCCAACCGATGGTCAACACCTCCAATACATATTGGACAAACAATCATCAAAATCGTAATGCGGCCTCTGAATTATTGACACCTTCATCGAGTCCGACCCAGTTGAACTCCTCGGTGACGTACGTGGTGAGCGGTAGCATCGAAGATGAGAAGGAGAGAGATTGCAGCGGCCTGTTCCAACTATCAAATCTCTGA
- the LOC135649748 gene encoding protein THYLAKOID FORMATION1, chloroplastic-like, producing MASIPSVSFASPCRQAAERRLTFAGPALRGFRFEAPKFSSRMVVRCVAAASYAPPTVSETKLNFLKSYKRPIPSIYNTVLQELLVQQHLMRYKRTYQYDAVFALGFVTVYEQLMEGYPNSEDRDAIFQAYIEALKEDPEQYRSDAKKLEEWARAQTANSLIEFSTREGEVETILKDISERALSKGNFSYSRFFAIGLFRLLELANATEPTVLEKLCAALNINKRSVDRDLDVYRNLLSKLVQAKELLKEYVDREKKKREERSGSQKANEAITKCTGDFRSVTFKL from the exons ATGGCCTCCATACCATCCGTATCCTTCGCTTCGCCTTGTAGGCAAGCCGCCGAGAGGAGACTGACCTTCGCTGGTCCTGCCCTCCGTGGATTCCGATTTGAAGCCCCTAAGTTCAGCTCCCGGATGGTAGTCCGCTGCGTGGCGGCCGCAAGCT ATGCGCCACCCACTGTATCCGAAACAAAATTGAATTTTCTCAAGTCATACAAGCGGCCCATTCCAAGCATATACAACACTGTATTGCAAGAGCTGCTTGTGCAGCAACATCTGATGAGATACAAAAGGACCTACCAGTATGATGCTGTCTTTGCCCTTGGCTTCGTAACTGTTTATGAACAGCTTATGGAAGGGTATCCAAACAGTGAGGATCGAGATGCCATCTTCCAGGCATATATTGAGGCATTGAAGGAGGATCCTGAGCAGTACAG AAGTGATGCCAAAAAGCTGGAGGAGTGGGCTCGTGCTCAGACTGCTAATTCATTAATAGAGTTCTCCACTAGAGAAGGAGAAGTAGAGACCATTTTGAAAGATATCTCAGAGCGGGCACTGAGCAAGGGAAACTTCAGCTACAGTCGATTCTTTGCGATTGGACTGTTCCGTCTACTGGAGCTGGCAAATGCAACTGAACCTACAGTCTTGGAAAAG CTTTGTGCTGCACTGAATATAAATAAACGCAGTGTGGATAGAGATCTTGATGTGTATCGCAATCTTCTGTCGAAATTAGTTCAAGCAAAGGAGCTTTTGAAGGAATATGTGGACAG agaaaaaaagaagagagaagaaagatcGGGATCTCAGAAAGCTAATGAGGCCATCACAAAGTGCACAGGAGATTTCCGTTCTGTGACCTTCAAGTTATGA